One Paenarthrobacter aurescens TC1 DNA window includes the following coding sequences:
- a CDS encoding integral membrane transporter with CBS domains (identified by match to protein family HMM PF00571; match to protein family HMM PF01595; match to protein family HMM PF03471), producing MEWILLLAGFALILGTGFFVAVEFSLVALDQASVQRAVDNGDHAAAPLLKCLKSLSTQLSSCQLGITLTTLLTGFVMEPSVGQLLVGPLGLLGLAPEVAHSVALIVAMAFATLLSMLLGELVPKNMAIALAFPLGKRLARPQLMFTAVFKPAIVVLNGFSNKVLNLFGLEAKEEISGARTPAELASLVRRSAELGTLDAGTANFVARTLNFSGRSAADVMTPRIRMETIDADQPVSDVLDAARRTGYSRFPVIGDSTDDIRGVVHIKKAVAVPAERRAKLEAGAIMTDVLKVPETIHLDALLAELREGNLQLAVVLDEYGGTAGITTLEDLVEEIVGEVADEHDKVRPGVLQSASGDWYFPGLLRPDEVSEQIPNLTVPDESAYETVGGYVMSQLGRIARTGDVVDTVGGTLTVTRMDGRRIDRICFHHVETDESSPVDTGSTRREAGAV from the coding sequence GTGGAATGGATTCTTCTCCTTGCCGGCTTTGCTTTGATTCTTGGCACCGGCTTTTTTGTAGCAGTTGAGTTTTCCCTTGTTGCCTTGGACCAAGCAAGCGTTCAGCGTGCAGTCGACAACGGCGACCACGCTGCCGCCCCGCTGCTGAAGTGCCTTAAGTCGCTCTCCACACAGCTCTCCAGTTGCCAGTTGGGCATCACGCTGACCACTTTGTTGACAGGTTTTGTGATGGAGCCCTCTGTCGGGCAGCTGCTTGTTGGGCCCCTCGGCCTGCTGGGCCTCGCCCCTGAGGTGGCGCATTCGGTCGCGTTGATTGTTGCCATGGCGTTCGCCACGCTCCTTTCGATGCTTCTGGGCGAGTTGGTCCCCAAGAACATGGCCATTGCCCTCGCTTTTCCTTTGGGCAAACGCCTGGCGCGCCCCCAGCTGATGTTTACGGCTGTTTTCAAGCCGGCCATCGTGGTGCTGAATGGATTCTCGAACAAGGTGCTGAACCTGTTCGGCCTCGAAGCCAAGGAAGAGATCTCGGGGGCGAGGACCCCTGCGGAGCTTGCATCTTTGGTGCGGCGCTCGGCGGAGCTGGGGACGTTGGATGCCGGTACGGCCAACTTCGTTGCCCGTACCCTGAACTTTTCCGGGCGCTCGGCGGCGGACGTCATGACGCCCCGCATCCGCATGGAAACGATCGACGCCGACCAGCCCGTCTCCGACGTCCTGGATGCCGCGCGCAGAACCGGATATTCCCGGTTCCCTGTCATTGGGGATTCCACGGACGATATCCGCGGCGTGGTTCACATCAAGAAGGCGGTAGCTGTTCCCGCGGAGCGTCGGGCCAAGCTTGAGGCAGGCGCGATCATGACGGACGTCCTGAAGGTTCCAGAGACTATTCATTTGGACGCACTCCTTGCTGAATTGCGCGAGGGCAACCTCCAACTCGCCGTCGTGCTGGATGAATACGGCGGCACCGCGGGCATCACCACCCTTGAGGACCTCGTGGAAGAGATCGTCGGCGAAGTCGCCGATGAGCATGACAAGGTCCGGCCGGGAGTGCTGCAGAGCGCGTCCGGGGACTGGTACTTCCCGGGCTTGTTGAGGCCGGACGAAGTGTCTGAGCAGATTCCCAACCTGACCGTTCCTGATGAATCTGCCTACGAGACCGTGGGCGGGTACGTCATGAGCCAGCTTGGCCGTATTGCCAGGACAGGTGATGTGGTGGATACCGTCGGCGGGACGCTGACCGTCACCCGGATGGACGGCCGAAGGATCGACAGGATCTGTTTCCATCACGTGGAGACGGACGAATCATCACCCGTGGATACCGGAAGCACGCGTCGCGAAGCAGGTGCCGTATGA